Below is a genomic region from Deinococcus koreensis.
CTCGAAGGGTTCTTCCATCATCCCGGAAGCGCCGCGCAGGGCCCGCGCCGTGCGGCCGTCGGTGCCCGGCGCGCGGCCCAGCCCCAGATCGACCCGGCCCGGTGCCAGCGCGCCCAGCAGGCGGTAGCCCTCGGCCACCGAGAGCGGCGAGTGGTTGGGCAGCATGACCCCGCCCGAGCCCAGGCGGATGCGCGAGGTGACCTGCGAGGCCGCCGCCAGCACCGCCAGCGGCACCGAGCCCGCCAGCGCGCCCATGCCGTGGTGTTCGGCCACCCAGTAGCGCTCATAGCCCAGCGCCTCGGCCTCCTGCGCCAGCCGCAGGGCCCCCTGCACGCCCGCCGCCGCGTTCGAGCCACGGGGCACGGGCACCAGATCGAGAACGGACAGCGGTAGGGGAGAGGGGGTGCTCATGAAGAGGAGTGTGCGCCTGGGAGGAGGCGGGAACTCGGATGTGGGTCACGAAGGGTACGAGTTATAGGAAGTGCCGGGCGCCAGAGCCGGTCATTCCGGGACGCGGCTCCCCCCGCTACCGCCCCTCTTTTACAGCGCCCGCGTCTGGAACACCATCACGTCGCTGCCCCGTTCCAGCGGGCCGCCCTGGAACGAGCCGGTCACGCGCGGCGACTCGAAGCCGGCGAAGCGCAGCAGCCACTCGACCTCGTAGCGGGTGTAGTAGCGCTGGGTCAGGGTGTAGAAGCGGCGCCTGAGCGTCCCGTCCGGCGCGGCGGTGTCCACCGTGTACTCGGTGGTGATGTGCTGGCGCACCCGGTCGTGGCGCTGCACCAGGGTGACATCGGTGCGTGAGCCGTCCGGCCCGTGGAAGGTCTCGCCCTCGTGGCGCACAGTGTTGGGTTTGCCGAAGCGCGGCACGTACAGGTCGAAGACGAAGCCGGCGCCGGGCCGCAGGTGCGCGTGGATGTTCTCCAGCGCCTGGAGCTGTTCATTGGGCGTGTACAGGTGCATCAGCGCATTGAAGGGCGCGATGGCCAGCGCGAATTTCGTGTCCAGCCGGAAGGTGCGGGCGTCGCCCTGCTGAAAGTGCAGGTTCAGGCCGTCCCTGGCGGCCCGCTCCAGGCCGCGCCCGATCATGCGGCCGCTGGGCTCCAGGCCGGTCACGTCCACCCCGCGCCGCGCCAGGAAGGCCGTGACCCGCCCGGTGCCCGCCCCGACCTCCAGCACCGGCCCGCCCGCGCGCTCGGCCACGCCCGCGTAGAAGTGCAGGTCGTCCCGGTACAGGTCGTACTGGTGGTCGTAGAGGTCGGCGAACTCGTCGTAATTCACGGCTCTGAATCTACCCTGTCAGCCGTAGAGCTTCAGAAAGGCCTCCCGGCTCAGCACGCTCAGTTTGGGGGCCTTCGCCTGCGGGGCGTTGCCGTAGGCGCGGCGCAGCACGTTCGCCCAGCGCCGCAGGCGGGCGGTGTCGGCCTCCGGGAGGTCGTGGGTCTCGAAGCCCAGCAGCGCCAGCAGCGGCGAGAGCGAACTCAGGCAGTACACCGTCTCCGTGCCCCGCAGATCCGGGCGCTCCTGCAGGTCGCGGGCGACGGCGCGGAAGTCCTCGCGCGCCTGGCGTACCGAGGCCCGTGGCCCGAGATCGACCAGGATGGGGTTGTTGACGTGGAACTCGGTGCCGGGCGTCCCCTTCGTCAGCCGGGTGCCGTCGGCCAGCGTCACGCCGCCCACCGGAAACGCCGCCGGCCCGATGCGGAAGAGGTTGTCGGCCCGCCCGCCGGCCGGCCGGATGTGGCCCAGGCGATCAAACACGCGATCCAGGCCGAGAAACCCCCGCCGGATCAGCGCCGGGCGCCCGACCGGGGCCAGCCCGTCCAGCGCCGAGAGCGTGACGGAGGTGTAGCCCCGCCCCCGCAGCTCCGCCAGCAGGTCCGGCAGCATCGGCGCCGTGACCCGC
It encodes:
- a CDS encoding class I SAM-dependent methyltransferase; the encoded protein is MNYDEFADLYDHQYDLYRDDLHFYAGVAERAGGPVLEVGAGTGRVTAFLARRGVDVTGLEPSGRMIGRGLERAARDGLNLHFQQGDARTFRLDTKFALAIAPFNALMHLYTPNEQLQALENIHAHLRPGAGFVFDLYVPRFGKPNTVRHEGETFHGPDGSRTDVTLVQRHDRVRQHITTEYTVDTAAPDGTLRRRFYTLTQRYYTRYEVEWLLRFAGFESPRVTGSFQGGPLERGSDVMVFQTRAL
- a CDS encoding polysaccharide deacetylase family protein; this encodes MKRGGWLAAGLLAYAGLPYLLAQWANLGLLREGKRARREVALTFDDGPDPQATPAVLDALQAAGMHATFFVLAERAEAHPELVRRMVDEGHEVQAHALRHVHAWFRSPWGAFLDPGHAARRIAALSGQPVTLHRPPHGAYTLATVLGQRRAGLRGAHWSLEGSDWRAGATPQGVQDTLLRRLVPGAVIVLHDAGPGARVTAPMLPDLLAELRGRGYTSVTLSALDGLAPVGRPALIRRGFLGLDRVFDRLGHIRPAGGRADNLFRIGPAAFPVGGVTLADGTRLTKGTPGTEFHVNNPILVDLGPRASVRQAREDFRAVARDLQERPDLRGTETVYCLSSLSPLLALLGFETHDLPEADTARLRRWANVLRRAYGNAPQAKAPKLSVLSREAFLKLYG